In Gossypium arboreum isolate Shixiya-1 chromosome 6, ASM2569848v2, whole genome shotgun sequence, the following are encoded in one genomic region:
- the LOC108485904 gene encoding transcription factor bHLH112-like: MAEEFHAGICRGTWWNSTKPMLTGCSLPPSTGVVDMGNFGYDTDMVDIRARTRYYEESTKNPVSGVSSTVFQGHLHHQTDSDSGGTSSSLLIDSTLQMMGFGLPSSTTSDWNLSLLRSNGRTEFYNSILQEDIDSRLNYRQETGMSSVQIHNYWSPKSHSSPGKDSSIPVVEPIDQDISLNSVTSSGNSTPTCQGLPAGFPMASSSYGYPSTLLHSLFQSDPQTSEQQSLFNNRSINYISSEKSSWPKQQPSSLRFSNNTPFWNASATGINDVKSGFLPSPASQFLVQTFEEKANCPSSTTKTNSTEAGKSASGMKRPKLESPSPLPTFKVRKEKLGDRITALQQLVSPFGKTDTASVLHEAIEYIKFLHDQVNVLSTPYMKQAVDSIQQENIDNLKDPDEPKQALKSRGLCLVPISSTFPVTNETTADIWTPTFGGTLR; the protein is encoded by the exons ATGGCAGAAGAATTTCATGCTGGGATTTGTAGAGGGACGTGGTGGAATTCGACGAAACCCATGTTAACAGGGTGTTCTCTGCCGCCTTCTACGGGGGTTGTCGACATGGGAAACTTTGGTTATGACACTGATATGGTGGATATTAGGGCAAGAACAAGGTATTATGAAGAGTCGACTAAAAACCCAGTTTCTGGTGTTAGCTCCACAGTTTTCCAAGGTCATCTTCATCATCAAACTGATTCAGATAGTGGTGGCACTAGCAGCAGTCTTTTGATTGATTCCACTTTACAAATGATGGGTTTTGGCCTTCCATCTTCGACAACTTCGGACTGGAACTTGTCTTTGCT TCGGAGTAATGGGAGAACTGAGTTTTATAATTCGATTCTTCAAGAAGATATAGATTCAAGGTTGAACTATCGGCAAGAAACAGGCATGAGTTCAGTTCAAATCCATAACTACTGGAGCCCAAAGAGCCATTCAAGTCCTGGGAAAGATTCTTCCATCCCTGTTGTCGAGCCTATCGATCAAGATATTTCATTGAATTCAGTAACCAGCTCCGGTAATAGTACACCAACATGCCAGGGCTTGCCAGCTGGGTTCCCAATGGCTTCATCATCGTACGGTTACCCATCAACACTGTTACATAGTTTGTTTCAATCCGATCCTCAAACTTCAGAACAACAATCACTTTTCAACAACCGGTCAATCAACTATATATCGTCTGAAAAATCTTCATGGCCAAAGCAGCAACCTAGTAGCTTGCGCTTCTCCAACAACACACCCTTCTGGAACGCCTCTGCCACTGGCATAAACGATGTTAAAAGCGGCTTCTTACCCTCGCCAGCATCACAATTTCTTGTACAAACATTCGAAGAGAAGGCTAATTGCCCCAGCTCGACAACAAAG ACTAATTCCACAGAAGCTGGAAAGTCGGCGTCAGGGATGAAGAGGCCAAAGCTTGAATCACCATCGCCTTTACCAACTTTTAAG GTCCGGAAAGAGAAGCTAGGGGACCGAATCACTGCGCTCCAGCAATTGGTTTCACCTTTCGGAAag ACGGATACGGCATCTGTTCTCCACGAAGCCATTGAATACATCAAGTTCCTCCATGATCAAGTCAAT GTTCTAAGTACTCCATATATGAAACAAGCAGTAGATTCCATACAACAAGAG AATATTGATAACTTGAAAGATCCTGATGAGCCAAAACAAGCCCTAAAAAGCCGGGGGCTTTGTTTGGTGCCAATATCTAGCACATTCCCAGTTACAAATGAGACCACAGCTGATATTTGGACGCCAACTTTTGGTGGAACATTGAGGTAA